The Hydrogenophaga crocea genome contains a region encoding:
- a CDS encoding Do family serine endopeptidase: MNLDTEPAPDRSAPRTGPRWVLAPLLAAMLASGAVGGLSTQWWQQRHAAPARSAAVASPAGTRLSVPDFSAIAQEHGDAVVNIAVSGTRRVAFDGQNNPFEGIPGWGPRQPPGPQTVRGQGSGFIVDADGVILTNAHVVEGAQRVTVKLRDRREYSARVVGVDPQTDVAVLKIDARGLPVAPLGSEQSLKVGEWVLAIGSPFGFENTATAGVVSAKGRSLPDETTVPFIQTDVAINPGNSGGPLFNADGQVVGINSQIYSQTGGYQGLAFAIPIDVALKVKDQIMRTGHAEHARLGVAAQEVDQALAESFGLKSPRGALITDVENGSPAQRAGLRAGDVILSLGQKKIDTVADLPLAIGQARPGDRVEIGYWRERHDAHATAELADARAKASTTAQAERGGREWGGDVKLGLALRPLTPGEREASGQRRGLLIEGVTGPAESAGVSPGDILIGINGQPVSTPDEVRAAVKGLKGSVALQLRRDDAVLFVPVQVG, from the coding sequence ATGAACCTCGATACCGAACCCGCACCCGACCGCAGCGCCCCGCGCACCGGCCCGCGCTGGGTGCTCGCCCCGCTGCTCGCCGCCATGCTGGCCTCGGGCGCGGTGGGCGGCCTGTCCACCCAGTGGTGGCAGCAGCGCCACGCCGCGCCGGCCCGCAGTGCCGCGGTGGCCAGCCCGGCCGGCACCCGGCTCAGCGTGCCCGACTTCTCGGCCATCGCGCAAGAACACGGCGACGCGGTGGTGAACATCGCCGTGAGCGGCACGCGGCGCGTGGCCTTCGATGGCCAGAACAACCCCTTCGAGGGCATTCCGGGCTGGGGCCCGCGCCAGCCGCCCGGTCCGCAGACCGTGCGCGGCCAGGGCTCGGGCTTCATCGTCGACGCCGACGGCGTGATCCTCACCAACGCGCACGTGGTCGAGGGCGCGCAACGCGTGACCGTGAAGCTGCGCGACCGCCGCGAGTACAGCGCGCGCGTGGTGGGCGTGGACCCGCAGACCGACGTGGCCGTGCTCAAGATCGACGCCAGGGGCCTGCCCGTGGCGCCGCTGGGCAGCGAGCAATCGCTCAAGGTGGGCGAATGGGTGCTGGCCATCGGCTCGCCCTTCGGCTTCGAGAACACCGCCACCGCGGGCGTGGTGAGCGCCAAGGGCCGCAGCCTGCCCGACGAGACCACCGTGCCCTTCATCCAGACCGACGTCGCCATCAACCCCGGCAACTCGGGCGGCCCGCTGTTCAACGCCGACGGGCAGGTGGTGGGCATCAACTCGCAGATCTACAGCCAGACAGGGGGCTACCAGGGCCTGGCGTTCGCGATCCCGATCGACGTCGCCCTCAAGGTGAAGGACCAGATCATGCGCACCGGTCATGCAGAACACGCGCGCCTGGGGGTGGCCGCGCAAGAGGTGGACCAGGCGCTCGCCGAGTCTTTCGGGCTGAAGTCGCCTCGCGGCGCACTGATCACCGACGTGGAGAACGGCAGCCCGGCGCAGCGCGCGGGCCTGCGCGCGGGCGACGTGATCCTGAGCCTGGGCCAAAAGAAGATCGACACCGTGGCCGACCTGCCGCTGGCCATCGGCCAGGCCAGGCCCGGCGACCGCGTGGAAATTGGCTACTGGCGCGAGCGCCACGACGCGCACGCCACGGCCGAGCTCGCCGACGCGCGCGCCAAGGCCAGCACCACGGCCCAGGCCGAACGCGGCGGCCGCGAATGGGGCGGCGACGTGAAGCTCGGCCTGGCGCTGCGCCCGCTGACGCCGGGCGAGCGCGAGGCCTCGGGCCAGCGCCGCGGCCTGCTGATCGAGGGCGTGACCGGCCCGGCCGAGTCGGCGGGCGTGAGCCCGGGCGACATCCTCATCGGCATCAACGGCCAGCCCGTGTCCACGCCCGACGAGGTGCGCGCCGCGGTGAAGGGCCTCAAGGGCTCCGTGGCCCTGCAACTGCGCCGCGACGACGCGGTGCTGTTCGTGCCGGTGCAGGTGGGGTGA